Proteins from a genomic interval of Gossypium hirsutum isolate 1008001.06 chromosome A09, Gossypium_hirsutum_v2.1, whole genome shotgun sequence:
- the LOC107888513 gene encoding probable LRR receptor-like serine/threonine-protein kinase At1g07650 isoform X3 has protein sequence MGRADWATPKLLLPLVNLPCFILALICFTSLGLTTADDPILHPEEVKALKAIGKKIEKKDWDFGVDPCSGKGNWMAKGDGNEGFESIVICNCSFNNNKTCHVVSISLTALNISATLPPDFSKFRHLKVLDLSRNYFTGTIPREWTTLKLETLSFMGNRLSGPFPKVLTNITSLKNLSIEGNNFSGSIPPDIGKLINLQKLTLSSNAFSGELPVELAKLINLTDMRINDNNFSGKIPDFISNWKQIQKLQIQGSSLEGPIPSSISALTSLSDLRISDLKGARSPFPLLRNMDSLKTLILRNCLIYGEIPEYIGDMKKLKTLDLSYNNLTGEIPGTFHKLTKADFLYLTGNQLTGSVPQWIVERNKNADLSYNNFTWEPASPIECPRGSVNLVESYSTSVDKLSRVPSCLRHNFPCSVSSKQYKYSLHINCGGKELNISGDTTYEADIEPRGASMFYPGHGWALSSSGNFMDNDIDADQYIVTNTSSLSNVSAIHSALYTTARISPLSLTYYGLCLMKGNYTVSLLFAEIIFKSDRSFYSLGKRIFDVYIQDELVLKDFNIEEEAGGTGEPIVKNFTVILTTHTLKIHFYWAGRGTTGIPARGMYGPIISAISVVPNFRPPTIVGKRNYLVVVVGAISAAIVIALMVLGIFWRKGRLGGKNSVEKELRGLDLQTGIFSLRQIKAATKNFDTENKIGEGGFGCVYKGLLSDGTVIAVKQLSSKSRQGNREFVNEIGMISALQHPNLVKLYGCCVEGNQLLLVYEYMENNCLSRALFGKNATCKLKLNWPTRQKICLGIARGLAYLHEESRIKIVHRDIKTSNVLLDKDLNAKISDFGLAKLNEDDKTHISTRIAGTIGYMAPEYAMRGYLTDKADVYSFGVVALEIVSGKSNTNYRPSEDFVYLLDWVN, from the exons ATGGGGAGAGCTGATTGGGCAACTCCAAAGCTTCTTCTTCCACTTGTAAACCTTCCATGTTTCATCCTAGCATTGATTTGCTTTACAAGCTTGGGATTAACCACCGCAGACGACCCTATTCTTCATCCTGAAGAag TGAAGGCACTGAAAGCAATAGGGAAGAAGATAGAGAAAAAGGATTGGGATTTTGGGGTAGATCCATGTAGTGGAAAAGGGAATTGGATGGCAAAAGGTGATGGAAATGAAGGATTTGAAAGCATTGTCATATGTAATTGCTCTTTCAACAACAACAAGACCTGCCATGTAGTAAGCAT ATCTTTAACCGCTTTGAATATATCAGCAACTTTACCACCAGATTTTTCCAAGTTCCGACACCTGAAAGTGCT gGACCTAAGTCGGAACTATTTCACAGGTACTATTCCTCGAGAATGGACTACCTTGAAGTTGGAAACGCT CTCTTTTATGGGGAACCGGTTGTCTGGTCCTTTCCCAAAAGTTCTCACCAACATCACTAGCCTCAAAAACCT GTCTATTGAAGGAAACAACTTTTCAGGATCCATTCCTCCAGAtattggaaagttgataaatttaCAGAAACT TACTCTGTCATCGAATGCCTTCAGTGGAGAACTGCCAGTAGAACTTGCCAAGTTGATCAACTTGACTGATAT gaGAATAAATGACAATAACTTTTCAGGAAAGATACCTGATTTCATCAGTAACTGGAAGCAGATTCAGAAACT GCAGATTCAGGGTAGCTCTCTTGAGGGGCCAATACCCTCCAGCATTTCTGCACTGACTAGTTTATCAGATCT GAGGATTAGTGACTTAAAAGGTGCAAGATCTCCTTTCCCTCTGTTGCGTAACATGGACTCACTGAAGACATT GATACTAAGGAACTGCTTAATATATGGAGAAATCCCAGAGTATATTGGAGATATGAAGAAATTGAAAACCCT GGATCTCAGCTATAATAACTTGACCGGAGAAATTCCTGGAACATTCCACAAATTGACAAAAGCAGATTTCTT GTATTTGACCGGAAATCAGCTCACTGGTTCAGTGCCTCAGTGGATCGTGGAAAGAAATAAAAACGC GGATTTGTCTTACAATAATTTCACATGGGAGCCTGCAAGTCCAATAGAATGTCCTCGAGGGAGTGT GAACTTGGTTGAGAGCTACTCAACATCAGTAgataaatt AAGTAGGGTTCCTTCATGTCTAAGGCACAACTTCCCATGTTCTGTTTCATCTAAACAAT ATAAGTATTCATTGCACATTAATTGTGGAGGGAAGGAACTAAACATCAGTGGTGATACCACATATGAAGCTGATATTGAACCCAGAGGAGCTTCTATGTTTTACCCAGGGCATGGCTGGGCATTAAGCAGCAGTGGAAACTTCATGGATAATGATATTGATGCGGATCAATACATCGTTACCAATACTTCTTCTTTGTCCAATGTCTCTGCAATCCATTCAGCACTATATACAACAGCTCGTATTTCTCCCCTCTCTCTCACTTATTATGGACTCTGCCTAATGAAAGGGAACTACACTGTTAGTCTACTCTTtgctgaaattatttttaaaagcgATCGATCATTTTACAGCCTTGGAAAACGGATATTTGATGTCTATATCCAG GATGAATTGGTGCTGAAAGATTTTAATATTGAAGAGGAAGCTGGTGGTACTGGTGAGCCAATTGTAAAGAACTTTACGGTTATCCTAACAACACATACATTAAAAATCCACTTTTACTGGGCTGGAAGAGGGACTACAGGCATACCGGCAAGGGGGATGTATGGCCCTATTATTTCAGCTATATCAGTGGTTCCAA ATTTTCGGCCCCCAACTATCGTTGGCAAAAGGAATTATCTTGTAGTGGTGGTTGGGGCAATATCTGCAGCCATAGTTATTGCCCTTATGGTCTTAGGTATCTTTTGGAGAAAAGGTCGGTTGGGAGGCAAAAACTCTGTTGAGAAAG AGCTGAGAGGCCTGGATCTGCAAACAGGAATTTTCAGTCTAAGACAGATTAAAGCTGCCACCAAGAACTTTGATACTGAAAACAAAATTGGCGAGGGTGGCTTTGGTTGCGTGTATAAG GGTCTATTATCAGATGGAACAGTTATTGCAGTGAAACAGCTTTCCTCAAAATCTAGGCAGGGAAATCGCGAATTCGTGAATGAAATAGGCATGATATCTGCACTGCAGCATCCAAATCTTGTGAAGTTGTATGGATGTTGTGTTGAAGGAAACCAGTTATTGCTAGTATACGAGTACATGGAAAATAACTGTCTATCTCGTGCTTTATTTG GGAAGAATGCTACATGCAAACTGAAACTGAACTGGCCAACCCGACAAAAGATTTGCCTTGGCATTGCCAGGGGTTTGGCCTACCTCCACGAAGAGTCTAGAATAAAAATTGTGCATAGGGATATTAAAACAAGTAACGTGCTGCTTGATAAGGATCTCAATGCaaaaatttctgattttggtTTGGCAAAGCTAAATGAAGATGACAAAACTCACATCAGCACTCGTATAGCTGGGACCAT TGGTTATATGGCCCCCGAGTATGCAATGCGTGGTTACCTAACCGACAAAGCTGATGTGTATAGCTTTGGTGTTGTTGCTTTGGAAATTGTTAGTGGAAAGAGCAATACAAACTACAGGCCTAGTGAGGACTTTGTTTACCTTCTTGACTGGGTAAATTAA
- the LOC107888513 gene encoding probable LRR receptor-like serine/threonine-protein kinase At1g07650 isoform X1, with protein sequence MGRADWATPKLLLPLVNLPCFILALICFTSLGLTTADDPILHPEEVKALKAIGKKIEKKDWDFGVDPCSGKGNWMAKGDGNEGFESIVICNCSFNNNKTCHVVSISLTALNISATLPPDFSKFRHLKVLDLSRNYFTGTIPREWTTLKLETLSFMGNRLSGPFPKVLTNITSLKNLSIEGNNFSGSIPPDIGKLINLQKLTLSSNAFSGELPVELAKLINLTDMRINDNNFSGKIPDFISNWKQIQKLQIQGSSLEGPIPSSISALTSLSDLRISDLKGARSPFPLLRNMDSLKTLILRNCLIYGEIPEYIGDMKKLKTLDLSYNNLTGEIPGTFHKLTKADFLYLTGNQLTGSVPQWIVERNKNADLSYNNFTWEPASPIECPRGSVNLVESYSTSVDKLSRVPSCLRHNFPCSVSSKQYKYSLHINCGGKELNISGDTTYEADIEPRGASMFYPGHGWALSSSGNFMDNDIDADQYIVTNTSSLSNVSAIHSALYTTARISPLSLTYYGLCLMKGNYTVSLLFAEIIFKSDRSFYSLGKRIFDVYIQDELVLKDFNIEEEAGGTGEPIVKNFTVILTTHTLKIHFYWAGRGTTGIPARGMYGPIISAISVVPNFRPPTIVGKRNYLVVVVGAISAAIVIALMVLGIFWRKGRLGGKNSVEKELRGLDLQTGIFSLRQIKAATKNFDTENKIGEGGFGCVYKGLLSDGTVIAVKQLSSKSRQGNREFVNEIGMISALQHPNLVKLYGCCVEGNQLLLVYEYMENNCLSRALFGKNATCKLKLNWPTRQKICLGIARGLAYLHEESRIKIVHRDIKTSNVLLDKDLNAKISDFGLAKLNEDDKTHISTRIAGTIGYMAPEYAMRGYLTDKADVYSFGVVALEIVSGKSNTNYRPSEDFVYLLDWAYVLRERGSLLELVDPDLGSEYSSEEAMVMLNVALLCTNASPTLRPTMSQVVSMLEGRTAVQELLSDPGFSSMDSKFKALVNHFWQNPSQTLSMSTNGTVSDSASSNIEIEESRNC encoded by the exons ATGGGGAGAGCTGATTGGGCAACTCCAAAGCTTCTTCTTCCACTTGTAAACCTTCCATGTTTCATCCTAGCATTGATTTGCTTTACAAGCTTGGGATTAACCACCGCAGACGACCCTATTCTTCATCCTGAAGAag TGAAGGCACTGAAAGCAATAGGGAAGAAGATAGAGAAAAAGGATTGGGATTTTGGGGTAGATCCATGTAGTGGAAAAGGGAATTGGATGGCAAAAGGTGATGGAAATGAAGGATTTGAAAGCATTGTCATATGTAATTGCTCTTTCAACAACAACAAGACCTGCCATGTAGTAAGCAT ATCTTTAACCGCTTTGAATATATCAGCAACTTTACCACCAGATTTTTCCAAGTTCCGACACCTGAAAGTGCT gGACCTAAGTCGGAACTATTTCACAGGTACTATTCCTCGAGAATGGACTACCTTGAAGTTGGAAACGCT CTCTTTTATGGGGAACCGGTTGTCTGGTCCTTTCCCAAAAGTTCTCACCAACATCACTAGCCTCAAAAACCT GTCTATTGAAGGAAACAACTTTTCAGGATCCATTCCTCCAGAtattggaaagttgataaatttaCAGAAACT TACTCTGTCATCGAATGCCTTCAGTGGAGAACTGCCAGTAGAACTTGCCAAGTTGATCAACTTGACTGATAT gaGAATAAATGACAATAACTTTTCAGGAAAGATACCTGATTTCATCAGTAACTGGAAGCAGATTCAGAAACT GCAGATTCAGGGTAGCTCTCTTGAGGGGCCAATACCCTCCAGCATTTCTGCACTGACTAGTTTATCAGATCT GAGGATTAGTGACTTAAAAGGTGCAAGATCTCCTTTCCCTCTGTTGCGTAACATGGACTCACTGAAGACATT GATACTAAGGAACTGCTTAATATATGGAGAAATCCCAGAGTATATTGGAGATATGAAGAAATTGAAAACCCT GGATCTCAGCTATAATAACTTGACCGGAGAAATTCCTGGAACATTCCACAAATTGACAAAAGCAGATTTCTT GTATTTGACCGGAAATCAGCTCACTGGTTCAGTGCCTCAGTGGATCGTGGAAAGAAATAAAAACGC GGATTTGTCTTACAATAATTTCACATGGGAGCCTGCAAGTCCAATAGAATGTCCTCGAGGGAGTGT GAACTTGGTTGAGAGCTACTCAACATCAGTAgataaatt AAGTAGGGTTCCTTCATGTCTAAGGCACAACTTCCCATGTTCTGTTTCATCTAAACAAT ATAAGTATTCATTGCACATTAATTGTGGAGGGAAGGAACTAAACATCAGTGGTGATACCACATATGAAGCTGATATTGAACCCAGAGGAGCTTCTATGTTTTACCCAGGGCATGGCTGGGCATTAAGCAGCAGTGGAAACTTCATGGATAATGATATTGATGCGGATCAATACATCGTTACCAATACTTCTTCTTTGTCCAATGTCTCTGCAATCCATTCAGCACTATATACAACAGCTCGTATTTCTCCCCTCTCTCTCACTTATTATGGACTCTGCCTAATGAAAGGGAACTACACTGTTAGTCTACTCTTtgctgaaattatttttaaaagcgATCGATCATTTTACAGCCTTGGAAAACGGATATTTGATGTCTATATCCAG GATGAATTGGTGCTGAAAGATTTTAATATTGAAGAGGAAGCTGGTGGTACTGGTGAGCCAATTGTAAAGAACTTTACGGTTATCCTAACAACACATACATTAAAAATCCACTTTTACTGGGCTGGAAGAGGGACTACAGGCATACCGGCAAGGGGGATGTATGGCCCTATTATTTCAGCTATATCAGTGGTTCCAA ATTTTCGGCCCCCAACTATCGTTGGCAAAAGGAATTATCTTGTAGTGGTGGTTGGGGCAATATCTGCAGCCATAGTTATTGCCCTTATGGTCTTAGGTATCTTTTGGAGAAAAGGTCGGTTGGGAGGCAAAAACTCTGTTGAGAAAG AGCTGAGAGGCCTGGATCTGCAAACAGGAATTTTCAGTCTAAGACAGATTAAAGCTGCCACCAAGAACTTTGATACTGAAAACAAAATTGGCGAGGGTGGCTTTGGTTGCGTGTATAAG GGTCTATTATCAGATGGAACAGTTATTGCAGTGAAACAGCTTTCCTCAAAATCTAGGCAGGGAAATCGCGAATTCGTGAATGAAATAGGCATGATATCTGCACTGCAGCATCCAAATCTTGTGAAGTTGTATGGATGTTGTGTTGAAGGAAACCAGTTATTGCTAGTATACGAGTACATGGAAAATAACTGTCTATCTCGTGCTTTATTTG GGAAGAATGCTACATGCAAACTGAAACTGAACTGGCCAACCCGACAAAAGATTTGCCTTGGCATTGCCAGGGGTTTGGCCTACCTCCACGAAGAGTCTAGAATAAAAATTGTGCATAGGGATATTAAAACAAGTAACGTGCTGCTTGATAAGGATCTCAATGCaaaaatttctgattttggtTTGGCAAAGCTAAATGAAGATGACAAAACTCACATCAGCACTCGTATAGCTGGGACCAT TGGTTATATGGCCCCCGAGTATGCAATGCGTGGTTACCTAACCGACAAAGCTGATGTGTATAGCTTTGGTGTTGTTGCTTTGGAAATTGTTAGTGGAAAGAGCAATACAAACTACAGGCCTAGTGAGGACTTTGTTTACCTTCTTGACTGG GCATATGTTTTGAGAGAACGGGGAAGTTTGTTGGAGTTAGTCGATCCGGACTTGGGATCAGAGTACTCATCGGAGGAAGCAATGGTCATGCTGAATGTGGCTCTCCTATGCACCAATGCATCTCCCACCCTGAGGCCTACCATGTCACAGGTAGTAAGCATGCTCGAAGGTCGAACAGCTGTTCAAGAACTCTTATCGGATCCGGGGTTTTCATCCATGGATTCAAAATTCAAGGCCTTGGTTAATCACTTTTGGCAAAATCCAAGCCAAACACTAAGCATGTCGACCAATGGCACA
- the LOC107888513 gene encoding probable LRR receptor-like serine/threonine-protein kinase At1g07650 isoform X2 produces the protein MGRADWATPKLLLPLVNLPCFILALICFTSLGLTTADDPILHPEEVKALKAIGKKIEKKDWDFGVDPCSGKGNWMAKGDGNEGFESIVICNCSFNNNKTCHVVSISLTALNISATLPPDFSKFRHLKVLDLSRNYFTGTIPREWTTLKLETLSFMGNRLSGPFPKVLTNITSLKNLSIEGNNFSGSIPPDIGKLINLQKLTLSSNAFSGELPVELAKLINLTDMRINDNNFSGKIPDFISNWKQIQKLQIQGSSLEGPIPSSISALTSLSDLRISDLKGARSPFPLLRNMDSLKTLILRNCLIYGEIPEYIGDMKKLKTLDLSYNNLTGEIPGTFHKLTKADFLYLTGNQLTGSVPQWIVERNKNADLSYNNFTWEPASPIECPRGSVNLVESYSTSVDKLSRVPSCLRHNFPCSVSSKQYKYSLHINCGGKELNISGDTTYEADIEPRGASMFYPGHGWALSSSGNFMDNDIDADQYIVTNTSSLSNVSAIHSALYTTARISPLSLTYYGLCLMKGNYTVSLLFAEIIFKSDRSFYSLGKRIFDVYIQDELVLKDFNIEEEAGGTGEPIVKNFTVILTTHTLKIHFYWAGRGTTGIPARGMYGPIISAISVVPNFRPPTIVGKRNYLVVVVGAISAAIVIALMVLGIFWRKGRLGGKNSVEKELRGLDLQTGIFSLRQIKAATKNFDTENKIGEGGFGCVYKGLLSDGTVIAVKQLSSKSRQGNREFVNEIGMISALQHPNLVKLYGCCVEGNQLLLVYEYMENNCLSRALFGKNATCKLKLNWPTRQKICLGIARGLAYLHEESRIKIVHRDIKTSNVLLDKDLNAKISDFGLAKLNEDDKTHISTRIAGTIGKSNTNYRPSEDFVYLLDWAYVLRERGSLLELVDPDLGSEYSSEEAMVMLNVALLCTNASPTLRPTMSQVVSMLEGRTAVQELLSDPGFSSMDSKFKALVNHFWQNPSQTLSMSTNGTVSDSASSNIEIEESRNC, from the exons ATGGGGAGAGCTGATTGGGCAACTCCAAAGCTTCTTCTTCCACTTGTAAACCTTCCATGTTTCATCCTAGCATTGATTTGCTTTACAAGCTTGGGATTAACCACCGCAGACGACCCTATTCTTCATCCTGAAGAag TGAAGGCACTGAAAGCAATAGGGAAGAAGATAGAGAAAAAGGATTGGGATTTTGGGGTAGATCCATGTAGTGGAAAAGGGAATTGGATGGCAAAAGGTGATGGAAATGAAGGATTTGAAAGCATTGTCATATGTAATTGCTCTTTCAACAACAACAAGACCTGCCATGTAGTAAGCAT ATCTTTAACCGCTTTGAATATATCAGCAACTTTACCACCAGATTTTTCCAAGTTCCGACACCTGAAAGTGCT gGACCTAAGTCGGAACTATTTCACAGGTACTATTCCTCGAGAATGGACTACCTTGAAGTTGGAAACGCT CTCTTTTATGGGGAACCGGTTGTCTGGTCCTTTCCCAAAAGTTCTCACCAACATCACTAGCCTCAAAAACCT GTCTATTGAAGGAAACAACTTTTCAGGATCCATTCCTCCAGAtattggaaagttgataaatttaCAGAAACT TACTCTGTCATCGAATGCCTTCAGTGGAGAACTGCCAGTAGAACTTGCCAAGTTGATCAACTTGACTGATAT gaGAATAAATGACAATAACTTTTCAGGAAAGATACCTGATTTCATCAGTAACTGGAAGCAGATTCAGAAACT GCAGATTCAGGGTAGCTCTCTTGAGGGGCCAATACCCTCCAGCATTTCTGCACTGACTAGTTTATCAGATCT GAGGATTAGTGACTTAAAAGGTGCAAGATCTCCTTTCCCTCTGTTGCGTAACATGGACTCACTGAAGACATT GATACTAAGGAACTGCTTAATATATGGAGAAATCCCAGAGTATATTGGAGATATGAAGAAATTGAAAACCCT GGATCTCAGCTATAATAACTTGACCGGAGAAATTCCTGGAACATTCCACAAATTGACAAAAGCAGATTTCTT GTATTTGACCGGAAATCAGCTCACTGGTTCAGTGCCTCAGTGGATCGTGGAAAGAAATAAAAACGC GGATTTGTCTTACAATAATTTCACATGGGAGCCTGCAAGTCCAATAGAATGTCCTCGAGGGAGTGT GAACTTGGTTGAGAGCTACTCAACATCAGTAgataaatt AAGTAGGGTTCCTTCATGTCTAAGGCACAACTTCCCATGTTCTGTTTCATCTAAACAAT ATAAGTATTCATTGCACATTAATTGTGGAGGGAAGGAACTAAACATCAGTGGTGATACCACATATGAAGCTGATATTGAACCCAGAGGAGCTTCTATGTTTTACCCAGGGCATGGCTGGGCATTAAGCAGCAGTGGAAACTTCATGGATAATGATATTGATGCGGATCAATACATCGTTACCAATACTTCTTCTTTGTCCAATGTCTCTGCAATCCATTCAGCACTATATACAACAGCTCGTATTTCTCCCCTCTCTCTCACTTATTATGGACTCTGCCTAATGAAAGGGAACTACACTGTTAGTCTACTCTTtgctgaaattatttttaaaagcgATCGATCATTTTACAGCCTTGGAAAACGGATATTTGATGTCTATATCCAG GATGAATTGGTGCTGAAAGATTTTAATATTGAAGAGGAAGCTGGTGGTACTGGTGAGCCAATTGTAAAGAACTTTACGGTTATCCTAACAACACATACATTAAAAATCCACTTTTACTGGGCTGGAAGAGGGACTACAGGCATACCGGCAAGGGGGATGTATGGCCCTATTATTTCAGCTATATCAGTGGTTCCAA ATTTTCGGCCCCCAACTATCGTTGGCAAAAGGAATTATCTTGTAGTGGTGGTTGGGGCAATATCTGCAGCCATAGTTATTGCCCTTATGGTCTTAGGTATCTTTTGGAGAAAAGGTCGGTTGGGAGGCAAAAACTCTGTTGAGAAAG AGCTGAGAGGCCTGGATCTGCAAACAGGAATTTTCAGTCTAAGACAGATTAAAGCTGCCACCAAGAACTTTGATACTGAAAACAAAATTGGCGAGGGTGGCTTTGGTTGCGTGTATAAG GGTCTATTATCAGATGGAACAGTTATTGCAGTGAAACAGCTTTCCTCAAAATCTAGGCAGGGAAATCGCGAATTCGTGAATGAAATAGGCATGATATCTGCACTGCAGCATCCAAATCTTGTGAAGTTGTATGGATGTTGTGTTGAAGGAAACCAGTTATTGCTAGTATACGAGTACATGGAAAATAACTGTCTATCTCGTGCTTTATTTG GGAAGAATGCTACATGCAAACTGAAACTGAACTGGCCAACCCGACAAAAGATTTGCCTTGGCATTGCCAGGGGTTTGGCCTACCTCCACGAAGAGTCTAGAATAAAAATTGTGCATAGGGATATTAAAACAAGTAACGTGCTGCTTGATAAGGATCTCAATGCaaaaatttctgattttggtTTGGCAAAGCTAAATGAAGATGACAAAACTCACATCAGCACTCGTATAGCTGGGACCAT TGGAAAGAGCAATACAAACTACAGGCCTAGTGAGGACTTTGTTTACCTTCTTGACTGG GCATATGTTTTGAGAGAACGGGGAAGTTTGTTGGAGTTAGTCGATCCGGACTTGGGATCAGAGTACTCATCGGAGGAAGCAATGGTCATGCTGAATGTGGCTCTCCTATGCACCAATGCATCTCCCACCCTGAGGCCTACCATGTCACAGGTAGTAAGCATGCTCGAAGGTCGAACAGCTGTTCAAGAACTCTTATCGGATCCGGGGTTTTCATCCATGGATTCAAAATTCAAGGCCTTGGTTAATCACTTTTGGCAAAATCCAAGCCAAACACTAAGCATGTCGACCAATGGCACA